Part of the Cellulomonas hominis genome, CGGCCCATCAGGTCGATCAGGACCCGGGTGACCTCCTCGGAGACCCGGGAGTTCGGCAGCGCCCCCAGCATCACGAACCGGGTGGACCGCTCGACCAGCGTGATGATCGCCGAGGACCCCCGCGCCCCGATCACCAGGTCACCTTCCCAGTGCCCCGGGACCGCCCGATCAGCGGCCTCGGCGGGTCTGGTCGAGATGTTCAGGTCCCCGATCCAGGTCTTCGCGCCCCGGCCGGCCGACGCAACCCGTGACTGAGGTCGGCGCGCTGCGCGCCCCGAGCGCAGCGCGACCTGCCGGTCCAGCTCCGCGCGCATCCCGCCGCGGGCCTGGTAGTAGATCGCCTGGTAGATCGTCTCGTGGGACACCCACTGCTCCGGTCGGTCGGGGAACTCCTGACGCAACCAGTGTGCGATCTGCCGAGGCGACCACCGTTGCGCGAGCTTGGCGGCGACCACCGGCCAGAGTCGACCCGGGAACGGCGCGCGACCCTTGACGTTCGCGTTCCCGATCAGCTTGCCGGCCCGGGGGCGCCGCGCGCGCCGGGCGGCCCGGGCGTGGGCGTTGCCGTGGGCGTAGACCCACCGGTAGGCCCCGCCGCGACCGGCCCGACCCGAATGAGCACCACCAGGATGCCGCGACCCGGCCCCACCCAAGTGCATACCCCGGTAGGAGTTGTTCCGCGTGACCTCACGCCAGACCGTCGAGCGATCACGCCCGATCGCCCGACCGATCGCCGGGAACGTCAGCCCCTGACCGAACAACACCTCGATCTGCGCCCGCTCCTGCAGCGACAACCTCGAACCAGCCATGCCACGCACCCTCCCGGTGAGGACCACGTTGCAACAACCACCTGACGCCAAGGGCCGGGATGCCGCATCTGCTGCACTCTCGGCACACGGCGGGGGCCCACGGTGTGCGGAGAGCGCGGGGCGGCCGAGCGCTCATGGACGCGCACGGCGAACCTGACGGCGTCCGGGGCCCCGTGCGATCTCGCGAAAGTCCTCGGGAAACAGAAGAAGCCACCCCAGCGATGGGGTGGCTTCTTCTGAATGATGTCCGGCGGCGTCCTACTCTCCCACACCCTGGCGAGTGCAGTACCATCGGCGCTGAAGGGCTTAGCTTCCGGGTTCGGAATGGGACCGGGCGTTTCCCCTTCGCTATGACCGCCGTAACTCTGTCGAACTGTCAACACGGGACACCCCTCGGGTTCGAAGGGTACGTGCTCGTGGTTCGGGAACCGCACAGTGGACGCGTAGCAAAAAGTATGAGTGGTGAAGTTGTCGGCTTATTAGTACCGGTCAGCTGCGAGAGTCTTGAGTCCTCTCTTCCACATCCGGCCTATCTACCCGGTGGTCTAGCCGGGAGCCTCTCGGGGCAAGCCCCGTGGAAACCTCATCTTGAAGCAGGCTTCCCGCTTAGATGCTTTCAGCGGTTATCCCTTCCGAACGTAGCCAACCAGCCGTGCTCCTGGCGGAACAACTGGCACACCAGAGGTTCGTCCGTCCCGGTCCTCTCGTACTAGGGACAGCCCTTCTCAAGTTTCCTGCGCGCGCAGCGGATAGGGACCGAACTGTCTCACGACGTTCTAAACCCAGCTCGCGTACCGCTTTAATGGGCGAACAGCCCAACCCTTGGGACCTACTCCAGCCCCAGGATGCGACGAGCCGACATCGAGGTGCCAAACCATGCCGTCGATATGGACTCTTGGGCAAGATCAGCCTGTTATCCCCGGGGTACCTTTTATCCGTTGAGCGACGGCGCTTCCACAAGCCACCGCCGGATCACTAGTTCCGACTTTCGTCCCTGCTCGACCTGTCAGTCTCACAGTCAAGCTCCCTTGTGCACTTGCACTCGCCACCTGATTGCCAACCAGGCTGAGGGAACCTTTGAGCGCCTCCGTTACATTTTAGGAGGCAACCGCCCCAGTTAAACTACCCACCAGGCACTGTCCCTGATCCGGATTACGGACCGAGGTTAGATGTCCAGAGCGACCAGAGTGGTATTTCAACGTTGACTCCACCGACACTGGCGTGCCGGCTTCACAGTCTCCCACCTATCCTACACAAGCCGCACCGAACACCAATACCAAGCTATAGTAAAGGTCCCGGGGTCTTTCCGTCCTGCTGCGCGTAACGAGCATCTTTACTCGTAGTGCAATTTCGCCGAGTTCGCGGTTGAGACAGCGGAGAAGTCGTTACGCCATTCGTGCAGGTCGGAACTTACCCGACAAGGAATTTCGCTACCTTAGGATGGTTATAGTTACCACCGCCGTTTACTGGGGCTTAAATTCTGAGCTTCGCCTTGCGGCTGACCCGTCCTCTTAACCTTCCAGCACCGGGCAGGCGTCAGTCCGTATACATCGTCTTGCGACTTCGCACGGACCTGTGTTTTTAGTAAACAGTCGCTTCTCCCTGGTCTCTGCGGCCCTCCACGCTTCCCGGGCAAGCCGGTACACGCTTCAGGCCCCCCTTCTCCCGAAGTTACGGGGGCATTTTGCCGAGTTCCTTAACCACGATTCTCTCGATCGCCTTGGTATTCTCTACCTGACCACCTGAGTCGGTTTAGGGTACGGGCGGCTAGAACCTCGCGTCGAAGCTTTTCTCGGCAGCATAGGATCACCCAATCATCCAGCATACGCTGTCACCATCGGTTCTCAGGCTGTGTGAGTGGCGGATTTGCCTACCACTCGCCCTACGGCCTTGGACGTGGACTACCATCGCCACGCTGGGCTACCTTCCTGCGTCACTCCTGTTAATACGCTTACCTACTACCGGATCGGGTCACGCGCTCCCCGTGACGGTGACTCCCGAAGGAGTCGGTGTCACGGCTCGGGCGTTTAGCATCACCGGGCTCGGTATGGGCGGTTCTTCGCCGGTACGGGAATATCAACCCGTTGTCCATCGACTACGCCTGTCGGCCTCGCCTTAGGTCCCGACTTACCCAGGGCGGATTAGCCTGGCCCTGGAACCCTTGGTCATTCGGCGGACGGGTTTCTCACCCGTCATTCGCTACTCATGCCTGCATTCTCACTCGTGTGGCGTCCACCACTGGGTTACCCCGCAGCTTCACCCGCCACACGACGCTCCCCTACCCATCCACACGCCTGGACCACGAAGGCCTAGCGCAATGTGTGAATGCCACAGCTTCGGCGGTATACTTGAGCCCCGCTACATTGTCGGCGCGGAATCACTTGACCAGTGAGCTATTACGCACTCTTTCAAGGGTGGCTGCTTCTAAGCCAACCTCCTGGTTGTCTGTGCAACTCCACATCCTTTCCCACTTAGCATACGCTTAGGGGCCTTAGCTGGTGGTCTGGGCTGTTTCCCTCTCGACTACGGAGCTTATCCCCCGCAGTCTCACTCCCGCGCTCTCACTTACCGGCATTCGGAGTTTGGCTAACGTCAGTAACCTGGTAGGGCCCATCGGCTATCCAGTAGCTCTACCTCCGGCAAGAAACACGCGAGGCTGCACCTAAATGCATTTCGGGGAGAACCAGCTATCACGAAGTTTGATTGGCCTTTCACCCCTAACCACAGGTCATCCCCCCGGTTTTCAACCCAGGTGGGTTCGGTCCTCCACGCGGTCTTACCCGCGCTTCAACCTGCCCATGGCTAGATCACTTCGCTTCGGGTCTAGAGCACGCGACTGTGACGCCCTATTCGGACTCGCTTTCGCTACGGCTTCCCCACACGGGTTAACCTCGCCACGTACCACTAACTCGCAGGCTCATTCTTCAAAAGGCACGCCGTCACCCCTGCTAGGGAGGCTCCGACGGATTGTAGGCACACGGTTTCAGGTACTATTTCACTCCCCTCCCGGGGTACTTTTCACCTTTCCCTCACGGTACTTGTCCGCTATCGGTCACTAGGTAGTATTTAGGCTTAGCAAGTGGTCTTGCCAGATTCACACGGGATTTCTCGGGCCCCGTGCTACTTGGGATCCCCTTCGGGAGGTCACGTCATTTCGTCTACGGGGGTACCACCCTCTGTGCCGGGCCTTTCAATGCCCTTCGACTATAACGAGACTTTCTGACTCCCTGCTGACTCGGCAGAATCAGCTGAAAGGTCCCACAACCCCGTACACGCAACGCCTGCCGGCTTGACACGCATACGGTTTGGCCTGATCCGCTTTCGCTCGCCACTACTCACGGAATATCTCTTCCTGCCGGTACTGAGATGTTTCACTTCCCGGCGTTCCCTCCACACACCCTATATATTCAGGTGCAGGTCACACGACATGACTCGTGCGGGGTTTCCCCATTCGGACATCCTCGGATCACGGTTCGTTTGCCAACTCCCCGAGGCTTATCGCAGGCTACCACGTCCTTCTTCGGCTCCTAGTGCCAAGGCATTCACCCTGTGCCCTTAAAAACTTGACCACAAAGACATACTTTAAAAGATGCTCGCGTCCACTGTGCAGTTCTCAAACAACGAACGATCCCCGACCTCCCGCCGGCGCCTACCCACCGCCCCGAAGAGCAGCTGGCGGTTCGACCGACCGACCGGGCCCGTCATGAAGCAACCTCCCTCGCGGGCTGTTCCCTCAGGACCCAACAGCGTGCCTGGGCGACCGACCCGACCCGGCGGTGCGCGTTCCATCCCGAAGGAGTACTGACGCGATGCCGGCCCGAGCGGGCCGCCGTAGTTGATGTTCCACCCTTGAGCACCACCCCCGACGCGTTCGGCCGGGGCATGGCCTCTGCACGACCCCACCGAAGCAGGGCGTGTCAGATGCTCCTTAGAAAGGAGGTGATCCAGCCGCACCTTCCGGTACGGCTACCTTGTTACGACTTAGTCCCAATCGCCAGTCCCACCTTCGACGGCTCCCCCTCAAAGAGTTGGGCCACCGGCTTCGGGTGTTACCGACTTTCGTGACTTGACGGGCGGTGTGTACAAGGCCCGGGAACGTATTCACCGCAGCGTTGCTGATCTGCGATTACTAGCGACTCCGACTTCATGGGGTCGAGTTGCAGACCCCAATCCGAACTGAGACCGGCTTTTTGGGATTCGCTCCACCTCGCGGTATCGCAGCCCTTTGTACCGGCCATTGTAGCATGCGTGAAGCCCAAGACATAAGGGGCATGATGATTTGACGTCATCCCCACCTTCCTCCGAGTTGACCCCGGCAGTCTCCTATGAGTCCCCGGCATGACCCGCTGGCAACATAGGACGAGGGTTGCGCTCGTTGCGGGACTTAACCCAACATCTCACGACACGAGCTGACGACAACCATGCACCACCTGTACACCGACCTTGCGGGGCAACCATCTCTGGAAGTTTCCGGTGTATGTCAAGCCTTGGTAAGGTTCTTCGCGTTGCATCGAATTAATCCGCATGCTCCGCCGCTTGTGCGGGCCCCCGTCAATTTCTTTGAGTTTTAGCCTTGCGGCCGTACTCCCCAGGCGGGGCACTTAATGCGTTTGCTGCGGCACGGAACTCGTGGAATGAGCCCCACACCTAGTGCCCAACGTTTACGGCATGGACTACCAGGGTATCTAATCCTGTTCGCTCCCCATGCTTTCGCTCCTCAGCGTCAGTTGCGGCCCAGAGACCTGCCTTCGCCATCGGTGTTCCTCCTGATATCTGCGCATTCCACCGCTACACCAGGAATTCCAGTCTCCCCTACCGCACTCTAGTCTGCCCGTACCCACTGCAAGCCCGAGGTTGAGCCTCGAGTTTTCACAGCAGACGCGACAAACCGCCTACGAGCTCTTTACGCCCAATAATTCCGGACAACGCTTGCGCCCTACGTATTACCGCGGCTGCTGGCACGTAGTTAGCCGGCGCTTCTTCTGCAGGTACCGTCACTTGCGCTTCTTCCCTGCTGAAAGAGGTTTACAACCCGAAGGCCTTCATCCCTCACGCGGCGTCGCTGCATCAGGCTTGCGCCCATTGTGCAATATTCCCCACTGCTGCCTCCCGTAGGAGTCTGGGCCGTGTCTCAGTCCCAGTGTGGCCGGTCGCCCTCTCAGGCCGGCTACCCGTCGTCGCCTTGGTGGGCCGTTACCCCACCAACAAGCTGATAGGCCGCGAGTCCATCCCTGACCGATAAATCTTTCCAACCGCATCGGATGCCCGAGCGGCACGTATCCGGTATTAGACCTCGTTTCCAAGGCTTATCCCAGAGTCAGGGGCAGGTTACTCACGTGTTACTCACCCGTTCGCCACTGATCCCCCCAGCAAGCTGGGGTTCACCGTTCGACTTGCATGTGTTAAGCACGCCGCCAGCGTTCGTCCTGAGCCAGAATCAAACTCTCCGTAAATGTCTACTGGTCCCCACCACCCGAAAGCGGTGGACAACCGACACACGAAACGACCCCCACCCGCTGGCGAGCGGGGATCAGTCAATTCGGCTTCTGCAGGAACCGACCCGACGGGGTCGGACTCGGCTCCCAATCGAAACCAAGACCCACCACACGAACCAGTCACCCCGAACGAGGCGACCAACCCGAGCGATGAACCATCTTGGCATCAACTACTAGGCACACTGTTGAGTTCTCAAAGAACAGACGCGCATCCCCCACTCACCCTTGCGGGCTCCTGGCCGGAGGCAACCGTTCAAACTTATCCGATCCGCTTCGGCCGGTCAAGTCCGTTCCGGACCGTCCGACCTGCGAGGATCGATCCTCGGCACGTCCGTCGGCGGGCACACATGTCCCGTCGAGTCCTTGCCAAGGGGGTGGTCTCCCCCGGGACCAGCCACCGGGATCATCCTCGGTGTCTGTTCCTCCCTGTCGGGGCGACGTCGTAGAACATTACGCAGTCCGGGGCGGGAGCGTCAACTCCGCTCCGCGTGACCCCGGTCACCCGCATGAACACGGGGATCTGCACCCCACCGGCGCCCTGGCCTCCCGGAACGGCCGGCGGCCCGCACCTCCCGTAGGTGGTGCGGGCCGCCCGGCTCGGGACGGATCGCTCAGTACAGGGCGCTGGCCAGCGCGCGGCGGGCGGCCGCGACCCGGGGGTCCTCCTGGCCGACCACGTCGAACAGCTCGACCAGCCGCACGCGCACCCGCTCCCGGTCGGCGCCGGCGGTCACCCGCACGGTGTCGACGAGCCGGGCGAAGGCGTCCTCGA contains:
- a CDS encoding IS30 family transposase, translated to MAGSRLSLQERAQIEVLFGQGLTFPAIGRAIGRDRSTVWREVTRNNSYRGMHLGGAGSRHPGGAHSGRAGRGGAYRWVYAHGNAHARAARRARRPRAGKLIGNANVKGRAPFPGRLWPVVAAKLAQRWSPRQIAHWLRQEFPDRPEQWVSHETIYQAIYYQARGGMRAELDRQVALRSGRAARRPQSRVASAGRGAKTWIGDLNISTRPAEAADRAVPGHWEGDLVIGARGSSAIITLVERSTRFVMLGALPNSRVSEEVTRVLIDLMGRVPGELAKTLTWDQGSEMAQHAAFTLATGCRVFFCDPHSPWQRGSNENTNGLLRQYFPRSSTDFRTYTQDDLDAVARELNGRPRETLGWQNPAQRLNDLLVATAA